From one Luteolibacter sp. SL250 genomic stretch:
- a CDS encoding immunoglobulin domain-containing protein yields MKSVLRSSLILSALLVPTPSSAQTWQSLSGQISGTPAGSGPQRFTGTSWFAGTTTGDYRSNDGGVTWTNVSGNLLDSSNRIITANHYFKASSGRLFRMGDLATWDNRIGSPVWYSDSNGASWTEVPTPSPSSYPPGIGFTGMTEHQGALYASDQLGQGVWKSTDNGLTWAPARNGIPATLTWPYQATVLSGIASTSQAVFATGPSTGIYRSMDGGANWTAVNNGLSSASARDIVTLDDGTIFAAVQDANIFRSTDQGNTWTNVTQSLGQGSIRSLATDGTRIYAFTSSQNLLESTDGGNSFARINGGTAPAFRGSNARQLSIGGNTLIYSSTTAFFRIDLTSAPRVAIAPAIITQPESKGVNEGATLTLTASHSNATLPITYQWKLGGNIISGATSRTYTVPSASAANAGSYTLEITNGGGTAVSNAATVNVEPATPGHIDYSVQPLSVTGPVHAVARGQDGTLWFGGAFGTVFPNTPGHRLTRLLPDGTRDPAFLPSTTTITTNETPYAMQPLSDGSVLVGGGGTSSQYLRKVLPDGSIDHAFDWPNELGGTTYAIRPGPGDTTYVAGSYGIHRIFNHNGGIDFSFNPPNTGDFVRSFVIAPDGKLIIAGEFNTVNGLQRGRIARLHPDGTLDLTFDTGGTSNNGFNGDLNTIALQKDGSIVATGDFTSYRGTNIARVARILPTGAIDGSFTPPTFVSGNNGRVLTLALDGQDRILLGGAFTQVNGTTRNNIARLNTDGTLDTSFPGRPAAQTINTLHAQPDGNILVGAANTFHLLTGAAPAYPSIRSFPGDVTASPGQQATFTVTLAGPASGAIYEWFKDGQIISGQSSASLVIPSVSTSDAARYHVRVTIGGTVLVSQSSRLNIGGAPYIIHPPSAAPGYLGYRHHLSAQAGGTGPLTYQWYKNGSALSGAANAGYFFPALTAADAGNYFLRITGPGGSTDTPTFYLSVLPRHGTVDPSFRFGFTPTSPTSGSYNTILTLPDGSHLAGGSFSSAATGTRTLFRLFPDGTIDTSFDSSPLDISGTVKWLFRLPDGKIIVGSEFGAIRLNADLTKDDQFSFTNIGTGGGSAIAAMALLSDGRLLVQAGASATVSGHPSKLFRTKVTGAIDPLFAPVSLTPAASVTAISQDTSGRILLGGSFTHVAGQTRNRVARLDAEGVLDPQFAGPGAFATSSGIPRINAITAGADGSVFIGGENITLIGAAPAGRVAKFDAITGAHIPSFFPSSFTGVVHALRVLPDGRLSLAGNITMDAQGNRTVHEVLHPNGARDRRGFGATTGHSAATGPALMMAPSTNGTHILAGTFTDEATSHSYFVRYFTADTELAFSTHPVTATATTPANTVNLNANVTLTSTALGTGAITYQWYLNGEPISGANAATLTRNPVQRAHEGTYTVSATNTSGTVTSRPMYLDVLAEPEISGDISLTYNTSGSTATLTGTAKGAPTLSYAWQKDGVTIANVSGRITGATSTTLVISNLAETDSGAYRLVVTNAHGVTRSTAANIAVTGLAGSIDTSWSSPNPFIDSATDSHPARLLPVPGGSFFIGASYFGFAGVSGTQRYAAQFDATGTRLTGFTHNSVSPLQSYGKIRWAVHPDGILYASANIGSSSAIFRFNSNGTATACGDLAGIIEDIAFDASGRLLIATASISNGNLRRYTVNTTANTFALDATFNQVNTGSIWGLYPSPATGGWYVVGPNVTTANNPGLSNAHATTYIVRVGQDGIIDPTFSHNASGQSGFSSRPFLVEAPGGKVHFRNLRLTSTGARETSGWNETTIPLNAYRGFFQTDGKLIVAGTNTVRRLLDNGTLDPAFSAPVVAGEITDILSTATGHLYAIGNFNATAATNNRVDLIRLNIESPDIGFTTAHTNLTVPTGQAATFTATTYGTGITYKWYHDGMLVANGGRYSGAGTASLTIANTTTGDNGSVRLEISNSAGIRSRTATLTVEPPPAAGFSAWSALLNVPADKRGLLDTPAGDGISNLIKFALGLTPAIPAGSASTAGSTAVSGTAYPTVVFNRRKDIGDVTIEVLAASDLPVIPSIPTQVVSTTDNGDGTETVVVRTNLPVSAASKQFFTIKVTHP; encoded by the coding sequence ATGAAAAGCGTCCTCCGCTCCTCCCTCATCCTATCCGCGTTGCTCGTCCCCACTCCCTCCTCCGCGCAGACATGGCAGTCCCTCTCCGGGCAGATCTCCGGAACACCCGCCGGATCGGGCCCCCAGCGTTTCACCGGGACGTCGTGGTTCGCAGGCACCACCACGGGCGACTACCGCTCCAATGACGGAGGGGTGACCTGGACCAATGTCTCCGGGAACCTGCTGGATTCATCCAACCGCATCATCACGGCGAACCACTATTTCAAGGCATCCTCCGGCCGTCTGTTCCGGATGGGGGATCTCGCCACCTGGGACAACCGCATCGGCAGTCCGGTCTGGTATTCCGACAGCAACGGAGCCTCGTGGACCGAAGTACCGACACCCTCCCCTTCCAGCTATCCGCCCGGCATCGGCTTCACGGGAATGACCGAGCACCAGGGGGCGCTCTATGCCAGCGACCAGCTTGGCCAAGGAGTCTGGAAATCCACCGACAACGGCCTCACCTGGGCACCTGCCCGCAACGGGATCCCCGCCACCCTCACCTGGCCCTACCAGGCGACCGTCCTCAGCGGCATCGCTTCCACATCCCAAGCGGTCTTCGCCACCGGTCCCTCCACGGGCATCTACCGCAGCATGGATGGCGGGGCGAACTGGACGGCGGTCAACAACGGTCTCTCCTCCGCCTCCGCCCGGGACATCGTGACGCTGGATGATGGTACCATCTTCGCCGCGGTCCAGGATGCCAACATCTTCCGCAGCACCGACCAGGGGAACACCTGGACGAACGTCACCCAATCCCTTGGCCAGGGCAGCATCCGCAGCCTTGCCACCGACGGCACGCGCATCTACGCCTTCACCAGCAGCCAGAACCTGCTGGAGTCCACGGATGGCGGAAACTCCTTCGCGAGGATCAATGGCGGCACTGCTCCCGCCTTCAGGGGTTCCAACGCACGGCAGCTCTCCATCGGCGGAAACACGCTCATCTACTCATCGACGACGGCGTTCTTCCGCATCGACCTCACCTCCGCGCCGCGGGTCGCCATCGCACCCGCGATCATCACCCAGCCGGAGAGCAAGGGCGTCAACGAAGGGGCAACCCTGACCCTGACCGCGAGCCACTCCAACGCCACCCTGCCGATCACCTACCAGTGGAAACTGGGCGGCAACATCATCTCCGGTGCCACCTCACGCACCTACACCGTCCCGTCCGCGTCCGCGGCCAACGCCGGAAGCTACACGCTGGAGATCACCAATGGCGGCGGCACGGCGGTATCCAACGCGGCCACCGTGAACGTGGAACCCGCCACCCCCGGCCACATCGACTACTCCGTGCAGCCGCTCTCCGTCACCGGGCCGGTCCACGCCGTCGCCCGCGGGCAGGATGGCACCCTCTGGTTCGGCGGAGCGTTCGGCACGGTTTTCCCCAATACGCCCGGTCACCGGCTGACCCGCCTGCTGCCCGACGGGACGAGGGATCCCGCCTTCCTCCCTTCCACCACCACCATCACCACCAACGAAACACCCTACGCGATGCAGCCCCTCTCCGACGGCTCCGTCCTCGTCGGAGGAGGCGGCACCTCCAGCCAATACCTGCGCAAGGTGCTGCCGGATGGTTCCATCGACCATGCCTTTGACTGGCCCAATGAGCTGGGTGGCACGACTTACGCCATCCGCCCAGGCCCAGGGGACACCACCTACGTGGCAGGCAGCTACGGCATCCATCGCATCTTCAACCACAACGGTGGCATCGACTTTTCATTCAACCCGCCCAACACCGGCGATTTCGTCCGCTCCTTCGTCATCGCGCCGGACGGAAAGCTCATCATCGCCGGAGAGTTCAACACGGTGAACGGACTCCAGCGAGGCCGCATCGCCCGCCTCCATCCCGACGGCACGCTGGATCTCACCTTCGATACGGGCGGCACTTCCAACAATGGCTTCAATGGCGACCTGAACACCATCGCCCTCCAGAAGGATGGTTCCATTGTCGCCACGGGGGACTTCACCAGCTACCGTGGCACGAACATCGCACGCGTCGCCCGCATCCTGCCGACCGGTGCCATTGATGGCTCGTTCACGCCGCCGACCTTCGTGAGCGGAAACAACGGCCGGGTCCTCACACTGGCTCTCGATGGCCAGGACCGAATCCTCCTCGGCGGAGCCTTCACCCAGGTCAACGGCACAACCCGCAACAACATCGCCCGCCTGAACACGGACGGCACGCTCGACACCAGCTTTCCGGGACGCCCCGCGGCCCAGACCATCAATACCCTCCACGCCCAACCGGACGGCAACATCCTCGTTGGTGCCGCCAATACCTTCCACCTCCTCACTGGCGCGGCTCCTGCCTATCCCTCCATCCGCAGCTTCCCGGGGGATGTGACCGCTTCCCCGGGACAGCAGGCAACTTTCACCGTCACCCTTGCGGGCCCCGCATCCGGAGCCATCTACGAATGGTTCAAGGACGGCCAGATCATTTCCGGACAATCCTCAGCTTCACTTGTGATCCCGTCCGTATCCACGTCGGACGCGGCCCGCTACCACGTGCGTGTGACCATCGGCGGCACGGTGCTGGTCAGCCAGTCCAGCCGCCTCAACATCGGAGGAGCACCTTACATCATCCATCCACCGTCCGCAGCCCCCGGCTACCTGGGTTACCGGCACCACCTGTCCGCCCAGGCGGGTGGCACCGGTCCGCTCACCTACCAGTGGTACAAGAACGGTTCCGCCCTTTCCGGCGCGGCGAACGCGGGCTACTTCTTCCCCGCCCTCACCGCCGCTGACGCAGGGAACTATTTCCTCCGTATCACCGGCCCGGGCGGCAGCACGGACACCCCCACCTTTTACCTCTCCGTCCTCCCCCGCCACGGCACCGTGGATCCTTCATTCCGCTTTGGATTCACACCGACTTCACCCACCAGCGGCAGCTACAACACCATCCTCACCCTGCCGGATGGCAGCCACCTCGCGGGCGGCTCGTTCAGCTCCGCCGCGACCGGCACCCGCACGCTCTTCCGGCTCTTCCCGGACGGCACCATCGACACCAGTTTCGATTCCAGTCCCCTGGACATCAGCGGCACGGTGAAGTGGCTCTTCCGCCTGCCGGACGGAAAGATCATCGTCGGTTCCGAGTTCGGCGCCATCCGCCTCAATGCGGACCTGACGAAGGACGACCAATTCAGCTTCACCAACATCGGCACCGGCGGCGGCAGCGCCATCGCCGCCATGGCCCTCCTTTCCGATGGCCGCCTGCTTGTCCAGGCAGGTGCCTCCGCCACCGTGTCCGGCCATCCTTCAAAGCTGTTCCGGACGAAGGTCACCGGGGCCATCGACCCGCTTTTCGCGCCGGTCTCCCTGACTCCAGCCGCCTCCGTCACCGCGATCTCCCAGGACACCTCCGGCCGCATCCTCCTCGGCGGCTCCTTCACCCATGTCGCGGGACAAACCCGGAACCGTGTCGCACGCCTGGACGCGGAAGGCGTGCTCGATCCGCAATTCGCCGGTCCCGGAGCGTTCGCCACCTCCAGCGGCATCCCTCGCATCAACGCGATCACCGCCGGAGCGGATGGCTCCGTCTTCATCGGCGGAGAGAACATCACTCTCATTGGCGCGGCTCCCGCCGGGCGGGTCGCGAAGTTCGACGCCATCACCGGTGCCCACATCCCGTCCTTCTTCCCGTCATCTTTCACCGGGGTGGTCCATGCGCTGCGGGTCCTGCCGGACGGCCGCCTTTCCCTGGCCGGAAACATCACCATGGACGCCCAGGGCAACCGCACGGTCCATGAAGTCCTCCACCCCAACGGTGCCCGCGACCGCCGTGGATTCGGCGCGACCACCGGGCACTCCGCCGCCACCGGCCCGGCCCTCATGATGGCACCGTCCACCAACGGCACCCACATCCTGGCAGGTACCTTCACCGATGAGGCGACCTCACATTCCTACTTCGTCCGCTACTTCACCGCTGACACCGAACTTGCCTTCTCCACCCACCCCGTGACGGCAACCGCCACCACCCCGGCGAACACGGTGAACCTCAACGCCAACGTCACCCTCACGTCCACCGCGCTGGGAACCGGGGCGATCACCTACCAATGGTATCTCAACGGCGAGCCTATCTCCGGAGCGAATGCCGCCACCCTCACCCGCAATCCCGTCCAGCGGGCGCATGAAGGCACCTACACGGTCAGCGCCACCAATACCTCCGGCACCGTGACCAGCCGCCCCATGTATCTGGATGTGCTGGCGGAGCCGGAGATCTCCGGGGACATCTCCCTCACCTACAACACCAGCGGCTCCACCGCCACGCTCACCGGCACGGCCAAAGGCGCCCCCACCCTTTCCTATGCCTGGCAGAAAGACGGCGTCACCATCGCCAACGTCAGCGGCAGGATCACCGGAGCGACCTCCACCACCCTCGTCATCAGCAACCTCGCGGAGACGGATTCCGGGGCCTACCGCCTGGTCGTCACCAATGCCCATGGCGTGACCCGCAGCACCGCGGCGAACATCGCCGTCACCGGACTTGCCGGATCCATCGACACGTCGTGGTCGAGTCCGAATCCATTCATCGATAGTGCCACCGATTCCCACCCCGCGCGCCTGCTCCCCGTCCCGGGAGGTAGCTTCTTCATCGGCGCGAGCTACTTCGGCTTTGCCGGAGTTTCCGGCACCCAGCGCTATGCCGCCCAGTTCGACGCCACAGGCACCCGGCTCACTGGTTTCACCCACAACTCCGTCTCCCCGCTGCAGAGCTACGGGAAGATCCGCTGGGCCGTCCACCCGGATGGCATCCTCTACGCCTCCGCGAACATCGGCAGCAGCTCCGCCATTTTCCGCTTCAATTCCAACGGAACCGCAACCGCCTGCGGGGACCTTGCCGGCATCATCGAAGACATCGCCTTCGACGCCTCCGGCAGGCTCCTCATCGCCACCGCCAGCATCAGCAACGGCAATCTGCGGCGCTACACGGTTAACACGACGGCCAACACGTTCGCCCTCGATGCGACCTTCAACCAGGTGAACACCGGCAGCATCTGGGGTCTCTACCCCTCACCCGCCACCGGCGGTTGGTATGTCGTGGGGCCGAACGTCACCACTGCCAACAACCCCGGCCTCTCCAACGCCCACGCCACCACCTACATCGTCCGCGTCGGCCAGGACGGCATCATCGATCCGACCTTCAGCCACAACGCTTCCGGGCAGTCCGGTTTCAGTTCGCGTCCCTTCCTCGTCGAAGCACCCGGCGGAAAGGTCCACTTCCGCAACCTCCGCCTGACGTCCACCGGTGCCCGGGAGACTTCCGGTTGGAATGAAACGACCATCCCGCTCAACGCCTACCGGGGCTTTTTCCAGACTGACGGAAAGCTCATCGTCGCAGGCACCAACACGGTCCGCCGCCTCCTGGACAACGGCACGCTCGATCCGGCGTTCAGCGCGCCCGTGGTGGCAGGTGAAATCACCGACATCCTCTCCACCGCCACCGGCCATCTCTACGCCATCGGCAACTTCAATGCCACCGCTGCGACCAACAACCGTGTCGATCTGATCCGACTCAACATCGAATCTCCCGACATCGGCTTTACCACCGCCCACACCAACCTCACCGTCCCTACCGGGCAGGCCGCCACCTTCACCGCGACCACCTACGGCACCGGCATCACCTACAAGTGGTACCATGACGGCATGCTGGTTGCAAACGGCGGCCGCTACTCCGGAGCGGGAACCGCCAGCCTGACCATCGCCAACACCACGACCGGTGACAATGGATCCGTCCGGTTGGAAATCTCCAACTCCGCCGGCATCCGCTCCCGGACCGCCACGCTCACCGTGGAGCCACCACCCGCCGCCGGCTTCAGCGCCTGGTCCGCCCTGCTCAACGTGCCTGCCGACAAGCGCGGCCTGCTCGATACCCCCGCCGGTGATGGGATTTCGAACCTCATCAAGTTCGCCCTTGGCCTGACTCCCGCCATCCCCGCCGGCAGCGCGTCCACCGCTGGTTCCACCGCCGTCTCCGGCACCGCCTACCCCACCGTTGTCTTCAACCGCCGCAAAGACATCGGGGACGTCACCATCGAGGTCCTCGCCGCCTCCGATCTCCCTGTCATCCCGTCGATCCCAACCCAGGTCGTCAGCACCACCGACAACGGCGACGGCACGGAAACCGTCGTCGTCCGCACCAACCTCCCCGTCTCCGCCGCCAGCAAGCAGTTCTTCACCATCAAGGTCACGCACCCCTGA
- a CDS encoding autotransporter-associated beta strand repeat-containing protein, producing MKPTSNPFLRTLLSGIRAPFQLTLVVTAGMLSGAWAANDLYWDIDGATAGGSGGSTAVGNWGTSTFWSDSAAGSSATLTATTTNINDLHFSAGTDVTGASTVTVTGTQSANMLIFEEGAVTLSGGTSITLGGGGGVTPGLQFVNGTGANIINTALVLGADSTFTNLDNTTQVIGGGITGTANLIINNNSTGGTTIGTTGTLNHAGTVTNSGSGAGATLISSVIGSNVGVITQDSTTSFLRLTGDNSAFAAGVYIKSGTVTGATSANAFGSAAIRLGNDSAAGVGNNASATLVLNYGGTYANDVVLGNTSGALTISTPNSSTAQVLSGGISGNNNLILSNTGAQTFTISSSAGKEITINGTITGASTTTSATTISQKINSGVTGIIQNVQGTSASTLNLTNTANAFNGNITVLRGNIGYGGTGAFGAVTNSVILGDAAGAVGTFNDASLVMTGAYTITNPIILEANAAGLQRIVATTGSTHTINSDITLNGKVLTFSHNSSGGSAVMNVHSAAGSFIGNGSLVNAGTSTGIVNLAGSIGSNVTSVTQNSATSQLRLAGNNAFGSLIINAGAVEGRQAAGITTSLGGGTVTLGGSGTDSASLFGQGVNATFGNAIVLGSTSGTLTIGALAATAPVTFTGGITGTNNINLSAGSNAAGASPVTFSGGSINNTGTITNATVTGTSEITISSVIGSNVTGLIQNSATSGMTLLGAQTFTAPITITQGILSLGADASLAGGTINVNGGTLRAAGNNAIGTSGSPVITIGDNSSLSLQSGGINTLLLNTTTPASNVLSFSSSVASAFKVDLLGSTSDLVDIGSGLVSIGSGPVTINANAIGQLTAGTRTIMTSANGGLNAGGGFVLDQTTGNFGGSQISLTNLGTSLVLNVTAASAAPTVLYFNGSQDNNFSTFTGGNTNNSNFSTDAAGTVNAFAAPDAGTELHIQATNLASATRTVTLGRDFAIKSLFIDSQVANALTIASGVGSSALTIGPSSASEGITVNSSAGGTVAISAPVILAGNQTFTNNSANLLTISGGVSGTSNLELKANAAGGITISTGGLTTTGTLVNSGSGTGVATINGVLGSNITSLLQNSATSNMTLSGSAANTFTGPTTVTAGSLTLGKTAGVTALTGDILINGGNLSFSADNQIADTAAVTLTAGTFNTTAGVPNIGFSALDEKFTTLSVSGTGHYNNGNNAAETGVEITGTATFTGGSGASFFGGSGTLFTANTLNLINMSRTSTSATGAPTLAQISDGFIVFGNNAEQSVINVGSGGLNLEGSNIVLRAGIGGSKVTLDGDVTTTGSSTSGIVFDATGGTTGSTSVDLAKTATGATTRTFNIGGGGADMLIGVAVANGSSSAATLNKTGLGKLTLSAAATYTGATNIQSGTLQIGAGGANGSLSASSAISISDGATLRTARSGTLTLSQAITGAGSLEVANTATGITSLTGADKAYTGATVVNSGVLNVTAAINASTSIQINDGASLELGASQRILDSAAISLINGSTLNTKGFSETAGTLSLTGLGNTINLADGASILQFADSSGVVWGGSVNILNWTGTATTGGGTDQVIFGTSNSGLTTPQLDSIFFVNPFGDGNTYTAQWSSGLNGEIVPGFIIPEPSAFLLVSISGLGLAMRRKRK from the coding sequence ATGAAACCCACCTCCAATCCGTTCCTGCGTACCCTCCTGTCCGGAATCCGCGCTCCATTCCAGCTTACGCTCGTCGTAACAGCGGGTATGCTGTCGGGGGCTTGGGCGGCGAACGACCTTTACTGGGACATTGACGGAGCCACCGCAGGGGGATCCGGTGGCAGCACCGCCGTAGGGAACTGGGGGACCAGCACGTTCTGGAGTGACAGTGCGGCGGGCTCCTCCGCCACACTGACCGCCACGACCACCAACATCAACGACCTTCACTTTTCCGCAGGCACGGACGTCACCGGTGCCTCCACGGTCACCGTCACCGGCACGCAGTCGGCGAACATGCTGATCTTCGAGGAAGGAGCGGTCACGCTCAGCGGCGGCACCTCGATCACCCTCGGTGGTGGCGGTGGCGTAACCCCGGGCCTCCAGTTCGTGAACGGTACCGGTGCCAACATCATCAACACGGCTCTGGTTCTCGGTGCGGACTCCACGTTCACCAATCTCGACAACACCACGCAAGTCATCGGCGGCGGGATCACCGGCACGGCGAACCTGATCATCAACAACAACAGCACCGGGGGGACGACCATCGGCACCACCGGCACATTGAACCATGCCGGAACGGTGACGAACTCCGGTTCCGGAGCGGGAGCAACCCTGATCAGTTCCGTGATCGGCTCCAACGTCGGTGTGATCACCCAGGACAGCACTACCTCTTTTTTGCGCCTCACGGGGGATAACAGTGCGTTCGCCGCTGGGGTGTACATCAAGTCCGGCACCGTTACCGGAGCGACGAGCGCCAATGCCTTCGGCTCCGCCGCGATCCGCCTGGGCAATGACTCCGCCGCAGGTGTGGGAAACAACGCGTCCGCCACGCTGGTGCTCAATTACGGTGGCACCTACGCAAATGACGTCGTTCTCGGAAACACCAGCGGCGCGCTGACCATCTCGACGCCGAACTCGTCGACGGCGCAGGTCCTCAGTGGCGGCATCAGCGGCAACAACAACCTCATCCTGAGCAACACGGGAGCCCAGACCTTCACCATCTCCAGCTCCGCAGGAAAGGAGATCACCATCAACGGAACGATCACCGGTGCCAGCACGACCACGAGTGCCACCACCATTTCCCAGAAGATCAACAGCGGCGTCACGGGCATCATCCAGAACGTGCAGGGAACCAGCGCCAGCACGCTCAACCTGACGAACACCGCAAACGCTTTCAACGGCAATATCACCGTCCTGCGCGGCAACATCGGCTATGGCGGCACGGGTGCCTTCGGCGCGGTGACCAACAGCGTCATCCTCGGCGATGCCGCCGGAGCGGTCGGCACCTTCAACGACGCGTCGCTGGTCATGACCGGCGCCTATACCATCACCAATCCGATCATCCTCGAAGCGAATGCCGCCGGTCTGCAGCGGATCGTGGCGACCACTGGATCGACCCACACAATCAACTCGGACATCACGCTCAATGGCAAGGTTCTGACCTTTTCCCACAATTCGAGCGGAGGTAGTGCCGTCATGAACGTCCACAGCGCCGCGGGATCGTTCATTGGCAATGGCTCGCTGGTCAACGCGGGCACCAGCACCGGTATCGTCAACCTTGCCGGGTCCATTGGTTCCAACGTCACCAGCGTGACGCAGAACAGCGCGACGTCCCAGTTGCGTCTGGCCGGTAACAACGCGTTCGGTTCGCTCATCATCAATGCAGGTGCTGTCGAAGGCCGCCAGGCGGCGGGCATCACCACCTCCCTCGGTGGTGGCACCGTGACCCTCGGTGGTTCCGGCACGGACTCCGCCTCCCTGTTCGGACAAGGCGTCAACGCGACCTTCGGCAACGCGATCGTCCTCGGCAGCACCTCCGGCACGCTCACCATCGGTGCCCTCGCCGCGACCGCTCCGGTCACGTTCACCGGTGGCATCACCGGCACCAACAATATCAATCTCAGCGCGGGATCGAATGCGGCGGGCGCGTCTCCCGTGACCTTCTCCGGTGGCTCCATCAACAACACCGGCACGATCACCAACGCCACCGTCACCGGCACCAGCGAGATCACCATTTCCAGCGTTATCGGGTCCAATGTGACCGGGCTCATCCAGAACAGCGCGACCTCCGGCATGACGCTGCTCGGCGCGCAGACTTTCACCGCACCGATCACCATCACCCAGGGAATCCTCTCGCTTGGCGCCGACGCTTCACTCGCGGGCGGCACGATCAATGTGAACGGCGGCACCCTGCGTGCGGCCGGGAACAACGCCATCGGCACTTCCGGAAGTCCGGTGATCACCATCGGCGACAACAGCTCGCTTTCGCTCCAGAGCGGTGGCATCAACACTCTGCTTCTAAATACCACCACCCCGGCCTCGAACGTGCTGAGCTTCTCCAGCAGTGTGGCAAGTGCTTTCAAGGTGGACTTGCTCGGCTCGACGTCCGACCTGGTGGATATCGGCAGCGGTCTGGTTTCCATTGGCTCCGGGCCGGTCACGATCAACGCCAACGCGATCGGCCAACTGACGGCTGGGACCCGCACGATCATGACCTCCGCCAACGGCGGTCTTAACGCCGGTGGTGGCTTCGTGCTGGACCAGACGACCGGGAACTTCGGCGGCTCCCAGATCTCCCTCACCAATCTCGGGACCTCTCTGGTGCTGAACGTCACCGCCGCTTCCGCGGCTCCCACCGTCCTTTATTTCAACGGCTCCCAGGACAACAACTTCTCCACCTTCACCGGCGGAAACACCAACAACTCCAATTTCAGCACGGACGCCGCGGGCACCGTCAATGCCTTCGCCGCTCCTGACGCTGGCACGGAGTTGCACATCCAGGCCACCAACCTCGCCAGCGCCACGCGCACCGTCACGCTCGGCCGGGATTTCGCGATCAAGTCGCTGTTCATCGACTCGCAGGTCGCCAACGCGCTGACCATCGCCTCCGGCGTCGGTTCCTCGGCGCTGACCATCGGCCCCAGCTCTGCCAGCGAAGGCATCACCGTCAATTCGTCGGCGGGTGGCACGGTGGCCATCAGTGCGCCGGTCATCCTGGCGGGGAACCAGACCTTCACCAACAACTCGGCGAACCTGCTCACGATCTCCGGCGGCGTCAGTGGCACCTCCAACCTTGAATTGAAAGCGAACGCCGCTGGGGGCATCACCATTTCCACCGGCGGACTCACCACCACCGGCACGCTCGTCAACTCCGGCAGCGGCACCGGTGTCGCCACCATCAACGGCGTCCTTGGTTCGAACATCACCAGTCTCCTCCAGAACTCAGCCACTTCGAACATGACGCTGTCCGGATCGGCGGCGAACACGTTCACCGGCCCGACGACCGTGACAGCAGGCTCGCTGACCTTGGGCAAAACCGCAGGTGTGACGGCCCTCACCGGGGATATCCTCATCAACGGAGGCAACCTCTCGTTCTCCGCCGACAACCAGATCGCGGACACCGCCGCGGTGACCCTCACCGCGGGCACCTTCAACACCACCGCCGGGGTTCCCAATATTGGTTTCTCGGCGCTCGATGAAAAGTTCACCACGCTCTCGGTCTCCGGCACCGGCCACTACAACAACGGCAACAACGCCGCGGAGACGGGTGTGGAAATCACCGGAACCGCCACCTTCACCGGTGGTAGCGGCGCGAGCTTCTTCGGCGGCAGCGGCACGTTGTTCACCGCGAACACGCTGAATCTGATCAATATGTCGAGAACTTCGACCTCCGCGACCGGTGCGCCGACCCTCGCGCAGATCAGCGACGGCTTCATCGTGTTCGGCAACAACGCCGAGCAGAGTGTCATCAACGTCGGCAGCGGTGGGCTCAACCTGGAAGGCAGCAACATCGTCCTGCGGGCCGGTATCGGCGGCAGCAAGGTGACGCTCGATGGTGATGTGACCACCACCGGCAGCTCCACTTCCGGCATTGTCTTCGACGCCACCGGCGGTACGACCGGCAGCACTTCGGTCGACCTGGCGAAGACCGCGACGGGTGCCACGACCCGGACCTTCAACATCGGCGGCGGGGGAGCGGACATGCTCATCGGAGTGGCCGTTGCGAACGGCTCCTCCAGCGCCGCCACCCTCAACAAGACCGGCCTGGGTAAACTGACTCTCTCCGCAGCCGCCACCTACACCGGAGCCACCAACATCCAGAGCGGAACGCTGCAGATCGGCGCGGGTGGTGCGAACGGAAGCCTGTCGGCGTCCAGCGCCATCTCGATTTCCGACGGTGCCACCCTCAGGACGGCACGCAGCGGCACGCTCACCCTTTCCCAGGCCATCACCGGCGCCGGTTCGCTGGAAGTGGCAAACACCGCCACCGGTATCACCAGCCTGACCGGAGCCGACAAGGCCTACACGGGTGCGACCGTCGTCAACAGCGGCGTCCTGAATGTGACCGCAGCCATCAACGCCTCCACTTCGATCCAGATCAACGACGGCGCGTCGCTCGAACTGGGAGCCAGCCAACGGATCCTGGATTCCGCGGCGATCAGCCTGATCAACGGGAGCACCCTCAACACCAAAGGATTCAGTGAAACCGCCGGTACCCTCAGCCTTACCGGTCTGGGTAACACCATCAATCTCGCCGACGGTGCGTCCATCCTTCAGTTCGCGGACTCCAGCGGGGTCGTTTGGGGCGGCAGTGTGAACATCCTCAACTGGACTGGTACCGCCACCACCGGTGGCGGCACCGATCAGGTCATCTTCGGAACCAGCAACTCCGGCCTGACCACCCCCCAGCTTGACTCGATCTTCTTCGTCAATCCCTTCGGCGACGGCAACACTTACACCGCGCAGTGGAGTTCCGGCCTCAACGGCGAGATCGTCCCGGGATTCATCATCCCCGAACCATCCGCCTTCCTGCTGGTTTCCATCAGTGGTCTCGGTTTGGCCATGCGCCGGAAGAGGAAGTGA